In Pochonia chlamydosporia 170 chromosome 3, whole genome shotgun sequence, the following are encoded in one genomic region:
- a CDS encoding F-box domain-containing protein (similar to Colletotrichum graminicola M1.001 XP_008095084.1), whose amino-acid sequence MKPHSAARRLTPHYEPEQSSLKPNDHEDETTTSKPDILKAGLLSLPPEIHLEISRRLIYPDALSLKQTNRHFYSLVDTGVELKIDWLVSRRKLHLECPNDKGCDLGSDLLLMKRRREHIECDTRPGIGCIVYGTPTCSHRQRSPNRWRSRLHTKLTIEIWWILVALVPIVAAWLWMLAIKQPSVTK is encoded by the exons ATGAAGCCACACTCGGCTGCTCGGCGGCTGACGCCTCATTATGAGCCAGAACAAAGCAGCCTCAAACCCAACGACCACGAAGATGaaacgacaacatcaaaacCAGATATACTCAAAGCCGGACTGCTGTCATTACCGCCAGAGATTCACCTCGAGATTTCTAGGCGTTTAATATACCCAGACGCCCTATCTTTGAAGCAAACCAACAGACACTTCTATAGCTTGGTCGACACTGGGGTGGAGTTGAAGATTGACTGGCTCGTCTCGAGACGAAAGTTGCACTTGGAATGCCCCAACGATAAAGGTTGCGATTTGGGGAGCGACTT ATTACTGATGAAACGTCGCCGTGAGCACATTGAGTGTGACACTCGTCCTGGCATCGGCTGCATTGTTTACGGCACACCTACATGTTCACATCGTCAAAGGAGTCCGAACAGATGGCGGTCTCGATTGCACACCAAGCTGACCATTGAGATTTGGTGGATTCTTGTAGCACTTGTGCCGATTGTAGCTGCCTGGTTGTGGATGCTGGCCATCAAACAGCCATCAGTGACGAAGTGA
- a CDS encoding amidase family protein (similar to Metarhizium robertsii ARSEF 23 XP_007823204.2) → MAVPKTELYRLTAIQAADLIRSNQLSVEDYARALLERVRERDPQVRAWVFLDENAVLEQARKLDKMPVEKRGPLHGIPVGIKDIFLTRDMPTKYYSRLHAQDGNAAADSACVSVLRAAGAIIFGKTATTEFASMTEGGPCTNPHNCKHTPGGSSSGSAAAVADFQVPLAIGTQTGGSIVRPGSFNGVYGFKATWGTISTEGVGRFSVSADTPGFYARSVDDIRFLAHVFRLDALITEPLRPLSVSGAKIAFIKTHVWPKAESGTHAAWNLAHRLLTERGALVQDVELPSDFGNCSEWREIVVAEEARAAFLPKYREDKTKLHTDIVTLVESAKLPTRKEVLEAHDGIARLRSEWDQIASQYDIIITPSAVDEAPEGLESTGTAVFCSMWTILHAPAINVPGFIGQCGLPIGLQVVGARYMDMEVLRAGKIVGEVFNKL, encoded by the exons ATGGCGGTGCCCAAGACTGAACTATACAGGTTGACTGCCATTCAGGCGGCAGACTTGATACGCTCCAACCAACTCTCTGTTGAGGACTATGCAAGAGCATTGCTCGAGCGCGTTCGTGAGCGAGACCCGCAAGTTAGAGCCTGGGTGTTCCTGGACGAAAATGCCGTATTGGAACAAGCTCGGAAGTTGGACAAGATGCCGGTAGAGAAACGAGGGCCACTGCATGGGATTCCCGTTGGCATCAAGGACATTTTCCTCACTCGAG ACATGCCAACCAAGTATTACTCACGTCTACATGCGCAGGATGGAAACGCCGCCGCAGACTCAGCTTGCGTTAGCGTTCTTCGCGCAGCAGGTGCCATTATTTTCGGCAAGACGGCTACAACAGAGTTTGCTTCCATGACAGAGGGCGGCCCATGCACTAACCCGCATAATTGCAAGCATACGCCTGGTGGTTCGTCGTCGGGCTCGGCTGCAGCCGTCGCAGACTTTCAGGTTCCGCTCGCTATTGGTACTCAGACTGGAGGCAGTATCGTTCGGCCGGGTTCGTTTAACGGCGTTTACGGCTTCAAA GCGACATGGGGTACGATTTCGACCGAAGGAGTGGGCAGATTCTCTGTATCTGCTGATACGCCGGGTTTCTACGCACGGAGCGTCGACGATATCAGGTTCCTGGCGCATGTATTCCGCCTAGACGCACTGATCACTGAACCACTTAGGCCGTTATCAGTCAGCGGTGCCAAAATTGCATTCATCAAGACTCATGTTTGGCCCAAGGCCGAGTCAGGCACACACGCGGCATGGAATCTGGCGCACAGGCTGCTAACTGAGAGGGGAGCTCTCGTCCAAGACGTTGAGCTTCCCTCAGATTTTGGAAATTGCTCCGAGTGGAGAGAAATCGTTGTTGCTGAGGAAGCTCGCGCCGCATTCTTGCCAA AGTACCGCGAGGACAAGACCAAGCTGCACACAGATATCGTCACCCTCGTAGAATCAGCCAAGCTACCCACCCGCAAAGAAGTGCTCGAAGCCCATGACGGCATTGCCCGCCTACGATCAGAATGGGATCAAATCGCCAGCCAATACGACATAATCATTACCCCTAGCGCTGTTGACGAAGCACCGGAGGGCCTCGAGAGCACAGGCACCGCC GTATTCTGTTCAATGTGGACCATTCTCCACGCACCTGCCATCAATGTCCCAGGATTCATCGGCCAGTGTGGACTCCCAATTGGTCTTCAGGTAGTCGGTGCCAGatacatggacatggaagttTTGCGAGCAGGAAAGATTGTCGGTGAAGTATTCAACAAACTTTAA
- a CDS encoding ureohydrolase (similar to Metarhizium robertsii ARSEF 23 XP_007823207.1) has protein sequence MSRQAFKSISLIISPFHCGARATGPGAGPLFLQSRGLVPVLKEFGLPVREFEIEAVDELDGELAKSFEIIRRTSKLVSQARQNESFPIVLSGNCSGAVGVAAGLSWKDIAGKDLGCVWFDAHDDFHTPDTITSGYGDSMPIAIMAGLCYKKLLQSVPGHQPIDLNNLVHVGMRDVTEEEKQRVVDAGFDIVWGSTEQKVDFESGLDKFLEKKSLKDTMVHVDLDSLDASIGMANKMATFGGLLEDDLTKCLESVVKYTNPVSLTLASFDPGYEGADKIADVGIKGVAVFLKALLGSS, from the coding sequence ATGAGCCGACAAGCATTCAAGTCAATCTCACTTATCATATCACCCTTCCACTGTGGTGCGCGGGCAACCGGACCAGGTGCGGGACCACTGTTTCTCCAAAGTCGGGGTCTCGTTCCAGTTCTCAAGGAATTCGGTCTCCCAGTCCGCGAGTTTGAAATCGAGGCAGTAGATGAGCTGGACGGTGAATTAGCAAAAAGTTTCGAAATCATCCGTCGAACGTCCAAGCTCGTGTCTCAAGCTCGACAGAATGAGTCTTTTCCCATTGTTTTATCTGGTAATTGCAGCGGAGCGGTTGGCGTGGCAGCTGGATTATCATGGAAAGACATTGCGGGAAAGGATCTAGGTTGTGTATGGTttgatgcccatgatgacTTTCACACTCCAGATACTATTACCAGTGGATATGGCGACTCCATGCCGATTGCGATCATGGCCGGCCTATGCTACAAGAAGTTACTCCAATCGGTGCCTGGCCATCAGCCTATCGACCTGAACAATTTGGTACACGTCGGCATGAGAGACGTTACGGAGGAAGAAAAGCAGCGGGTAGTCGATGCTGGGTTTGACATCGTTTGGGGGAGCACTGAGCAAAAGGTCGATTTCGAGAGCGGTTTGGACAAGTTCTTGGAAAAGAAGTCGTTAAAAGATACAATGGTACACGTTGATTTGGACTCTCTGGATGCATCGATCGGTATGGCGAATAAGATGGCCACTTTCGGTGGTTTGTTGGAGGACGATTTGACCAAGTGTCTGGAGAGTGTAGTCAAGTACACAAACCCGGTCTCGCTGACGTTGGCCTCCTTTGATCCGGGATATGAGGGAGCAGATAAGATTGCGGATGTTGGTATCAAAGGTGTTGCGGTATTTCTGAAGGCTTTGTTGGGCTCAAGTTGA
- a CDS encoding alpha/beta hydrolase (similar to Neosartorya fischeri NRRL 181 XP_001258971.1), with translation MPIKPIATENALIHGHRISHGVFGAGEPVVLIHGTPSSSLIWRNIIPSLTKAGFKVHVFDQLGYGVSERPWDPDVDTSMSGQVPILEALLEYWGVDRFHLVAHDIGGGIAQRFGIFHPHRLRSLTLIDVVSFDSYPSKRTKEQMANGLESLIKSPDETHRQHFREWLLSAVQNKKALADSSLDTYVNYISGSVGQGSLFQHQVRHYDPKHTMEIADRLHELGDNMQVKLVWGADDAWQSTDWAEKLHKAIPGSDLEVLDDCGHFSLEDQPGRISEILTTFLTSNR, from the coding sequence ATGCCAATCAAACCTATTGCGACAGAAAATGCTCTCATACATGGACACCGCATCTCGCATGGTGTCTTTGGTGCAGGAGAGCCAGTCGTGCTTATACATGGCACCCCCTCGAGCTCCCTGATCTGGCGCAATATTATTCCATCATTGACGAAAGCAGGCTTCAAGGTTCATGTTTTCGACCAGCTTGGATATGGAGTTTCTGAGAGACCATGGGATCCAGACGTGGACACATCAATGTCAGGACAAGTCCCAATACTTGAGGCACTGCTTGAGTACTGGGGAGTAGATAGATTCCACCTGGTGGCTCACGACATCGGAGGAGGGATTGCTCAGCGTTTTGGAATATTTCATCCACATCGTCTACGGTCTCTCACGCTCATCGATGTCGTCAGCTTCGATAGCTATCCCTCCAAACGAACCAAAGAACAAATGGCCAATGGCCTGGAGTCTCTTATCAAGTCCCCGGACGAAACTCACCGGCAGCACTTTCGTGAGTGGCTTCTTTCAGCTGTTCAAAACAAGAAGGCTCTCGCTGATTCGAGCCTCGACACCTACGTAAACTATATCTCGGGTTCCGTGGGACAGGGCAGCCTCTTCCAGCACCAGGTTCGCCATTACGATCCCAAACATACCATGGAGATAGCTGATCGGTTGCACGAGCTTGGAGACAACATGCAAGTCAAACTGGTTTGGGGCGCAGATGATGCATGGCAGAGCACAGATTGGGCAGAAAAGTTACACAAGGCGATTCCTGGCTCAGACCTGGAGGTTCTGGATGATTGTGGGCATTTTTCGCTCGAGGACCAACCGGGCAGGATCTCGGAAATTTTGACGACCTTCTTGACGAGTAATAGATGA
- a CDS encoding glycoside hydrolase family 92 protein (similar to Phanerochaete carnosa HHB-10118-sp XP_007391347.1), translating to MHLALTRATALALAATVVADPNIVGRDSKTKSSYHDGAGVLQYVNPLIGTRGIVPDSNGGMIPSVCPPFGMTRWTPQTRENYISQVPYSDLDRRIHGFQATHQPAIWMGEQGQMALAPGWLRAGDSIRTQFQKRGLAFRKSDEKSTPYVYEVLVDADSVGDFNWNLTEQWAHEEFGAGCPPCPGGAGTVPDAVKEGSNGRVRKRDYTNWFDAFEERDVDESAASNSSDSNTGEYEHAIKVAMSATSHVGHVRFDFQDASKSKTRPQPYVVVQATRLNWTGHVEIDPHRREISGSNTQRQDYAIGPDQPKNFSSFFVSRFSAPFESYGTSQGANTHKGAKKLIGKDVGAYVTFDSKLDRVEVRTAVSFVSVEQARKNLDIEIPDGHSFESTVQRTKEAWLNKLGRITIEGVNKTDTEHDQRTIFYTGLFHALQYPNDFSEPTSSKKGDKRLFYSGYTDSVHEDNDSYYQSWSIWDTYRAEHALLTLFAPERVNSMMRSLLRIFDWSGRLPIWANMIETNIMIATNVDAVIANALVRGFNGFDVKKAWKAVHKDAYVPPEKDTELLYFDREPDTPHEARAGLTSYLEHGWVDNDRWAEAASRTLDYSLNDYAAAVVATYAGDHASAKELMVRSRNYMNIWNNETQFMQTRNSNGSFARDDWGWTEGDKWVYTFDVMHDAGGLASLFEGGKAGMKVKLDEHFSGGHNMHSNEPSHHVPYLYSAIGYPMSSAETVREIAWTEYNNTAAGLSGNEDLGQMSAWYVFSALGFYPLNPASDEYVVGTPFFDKVEIRLPTISGSREHGLVISAPGAGTQGKAYVKSLKVDGKMVEKPLLKHKDIVNARRIEFEMSSEPTDWGKKGTV from the coding sequence ATGCACTTGGCACTTACACGAGCAACAGCCCTCGCCCTGGCCGCTACCGTGGTCGCAGATCCAAATATTGTTGGCCGTGACTCCAAAACCAAATCCTCATATCACGATGGCGCAGGAGTCCTTCAATATGTCAATCCACTCATTGGCACGCGAGGCATTGTGCCTGACAGCAACGGCGGTATGATTCCATCGGTCTGTCCGCCCTTCGGAATGACAAGATGGACGCCACAAACGCGAGAAAACTACATCTCGCAAGTGCCGTATTCTGACCTCGATCGCCGAATACACGGATTCCAGGCAACTCATCAACCGGCTATTTGGATGGGCGAGCAAGGTCAAATGGCATTGGCCCCAGGATGGCTACGGGCCGGCGATAGCATTCGCACACAGTTCCAAAAACGGGGCCTTGCATTTCGGAAATCAGACGAGAAGAGTACTCCTTACGTCTATGAAGTCCTCGTAGATGCAGACTCCGTAGGCGATTTCAACTGGAATTTAACGGAGCAATGGGCCCACGAAGAGTTTGGTGCTGGCTgccctccttgtcctggcGGTGCAGGTACAGTTCCGGATGCTGTGAAAGAAGGCTCTAATGGACGTGTGAGGAAGCGTGATTACACGAATTGGTTTGATGCGTTCGAGGAAagggatgttgatgaatcAGCGGCGTCAAACTCCTCGGATTCAAATACCGGAGAATACGAACACGCTATCAAGGTAGCAATGTCTGCAACATCTCATGTTGGACACGTCCGATTCGACTTCCAAGATGCCTCGAAATCCAAGACACGCCCTCAACCATATGTCGTGGTTCAAGCTACCCGTCTCAACTGGACTGGTCATGTGGAAATCGACCCTCACAGGCGTGAAATCTCCGGCAGTAACACACAGAGACAAGACTATGCCATTGGGCCAGACCAACCGAAGAACTTTAGTAGTTTCTTTGTCTCCAGGTTTTCCGCACCGTTTGAGTCCTACGGCACTTCTCAGGGCGCGAATACCCACAAAGGAGCCAAGAAGCTCATTGGGAAAGATGTAGGCGCCTACGTCACGTTTGATTCTAAACTAGACAGAGTCGAGGTTCGAACAGCAGTGTCATTTGTCAGTGTTGAGCAAGCCCGCAAAAACCTCGACATTGAGATCCCCGATGGCCATTCTTTCGAGTCGACAGTGCAGAGAACCAAGGAAGCCTGGTTAAATAAACTAGGCCGCATCACGATCGAAGGAGTCAACAAGACGGACACAGAACACGATCAACGCACAATATTCTACACTGGCCTGTTTCACGCCCTCCAGTACCCCAACGACTTCTCCGAGCCGACATCCTCCAAGAAAGGTGACAAACGGCTCTTCTACAGCGGCTACACCGATAGTGTACACGAGGACAACGATTCCTACTACCAATCCTGGTCCATCTGGGACACATACAGAGCTGAGCACGCTCTCCTCACGTTATTCGCCCCAGAGCGCGTGAATTCCATGATGCGCTCACTCCTCCGAATATTCGACTGGTCCGGCCGCTTACCAATCTGGGCCAACATGATTGAGACGAACATCATGATAGCCACCAACGTAGATGCCGTGATAGCAAACGCCCTCGTCCGCGGCTTCAACGGCTTCGACGTCAAAAAGGCATGGAAAGCAGTCCACAAAGACGCCTACGTCCCACCGGAAAAGGACACAGAACTCTTGTACTTCGACAGAGAGCCAGATACGCCGCACGAGGCGCGGGCCGGTCTCACGAGCTACCTCGAGCACGGGTGGGTTGACAACGACAGATGGGCCGAAGCAGCGAGCCGGACCCTCGATTACTCTCTAAACGACTATGCTGCCGCCGTGGTGGCCACGTATGCGGGCGACCACGCCTCTGCGAAGGAACTCATGGTCCGGAGCCGCAATTACATGAACATATGGAACAACGAGACGCAGTTTATGCAGACGCGTAATTCTAACGGATCGTTTGCAAGGGACGACTGGGGGTGGACGGAGGGCGATAAGTGGGTGTATACGTTTGATGTTATGCACGATGCTGGCGGTTTAGCGTCTCTGTTTGAGGGCGGCAAGGCAGGCATGAAGGTTAAGCTGGATGAGCACTTCTCGGGCGGTCACAATATGCATAGCAATGAGCCGTCTCACCATGTGCCGTATTTGTACTCGGCGATTGGGTACCCCATGAGTTCGGCAGAGACGGTCCGCGAGATTGCGTGGACGGAATACAATAATACTGCTGCAGGGTTGAGTGGGAATGAGGACCTGGGACAAATGAGTGCGTGGTATGTCTTCTCTGCGCTGGGGTTTTATCCTTTGAATCCTGCGAGCGACGAGTACGTCGTGGGGACGCCGTTCTTCGACAAGGTTGAGATTCGGCTGCCTACGATTTCGGGCTCGAGGGAGCATGGACTTGTGATTTCGGCACCTGGGGCGGGAACGCAAGGAAAGGCATACGTTAAGAGTCTCAAGGTTGATGGGAAAATGGTTGAGAAGCCACTTCTGAAACACAAGGATATTGTAAACGCGAGAAGGATTGAGTTTGAGATGAGCTCTGAGCCGACGGATTGGGGAAAGAAAGGAACGGTGTAG
- a CDS encoding C6 finger domain-containing protein (similar to Metarhizium acridum CQMa 102 XP_007810322.1) yields MDLETTGVDETVDTSMFSQYTLGVHSGGPHRGVKCNEEKPVCDNCKRHHSECVYDRIPPLLTPVISPAPFRPESAEARVAAAIARNIENSHLSDPPESRERRILETRLMYQYATSTGTTIAIDDKSRGLYVDMVPRLALASDALLYCMYSLAALHCKVVGDLMGLVSRDAHRKYLSMGLREHNLAIANITPETADAICLTSALLRVCSFILLQDRVRRPYSPPVEWLMMNASTKAIVATAYELPGGTEKSVAAMMVGFSPLVSNEQMRFDPAQRQGLERLLQRDQVRDAEERWDPEIQDAYESTLSYLGGAIETARGGDRHDGLRRLIIFPMLVKGKFIELVQEREPRATVFLAYYFALLSLHKDRWWIGEAGTHEVREISAHSTGYWRTLLEWPLKVVETGDIPLVAQGD; encoded by the exons ATGGACCTTGAGACAACGGGGGTGGATGAGACAGTTGACACAAGCATGTTCAGCCAGTACACGCTCGGTGTGCATTCTGGCGGACCACATCGCGGTGTCAAG TGCAACGAAGAGAAGCCTGTCTGTGATAATTGCAAGCGGCATCACTCAGAATGCGTCTATGATCGTATTCCACCCCTGCTAACTCCAGTCATTTCTCCTGCTCCATTCCGCCCAGAGTCTGCAGAGGCTCGAGTCGCGGCCGCCATTGCCCGCAATATTGAAAATTCGCATCTTTCCGATCCTCCAGAATCTAGGGAGCGACGCATCCTGGAAACCAGGTTAATGTATCAATatgcaacatcaactggTACAACGATTGCCATTGATGATAAATCCAGGGGGCTGTACGTGGACATGGTGCCCCGCTTAGCCCTGGCATCGGATGCGTTGTTGTATTGCATGTACTCACTCGCTGCTTTGCATTGCAAAGTCGTCGGTGATCTGATGGGACTCGTCAGCCGTGATGCTCATCGGAAGTACCTCTCCATGGGATTACGAGAGCACAACCTCGCCATCGCGAACATCACACCGGAGACCGCAGACGCGATATGTTTGACTTCGGCCCTACTTCGAGTCTGCTCTTTCATCTTGCTACAGGATCGAGTGCGGCGGCCCTATTCCCCGCCAGTGGAgtggttgatgatgaatgcaAGCACCAAGGCTATTGTAGCTACAGCATACGAGCTTCCAGGTGGTACGGAAAAGTCTGTTGCGGCAATGATGGTTGGATTTTCTCCTCTAGTGTCCAACGAGCAAATGCGATTTGACccagctcaaagacaaggcTTGGAACGATTATTACAACGAGACCAGGTCCGAGACGCCGAGGAGCGTTGGGATCCTGAAATCCAGGATGCATATGAATCTACGCTGAGCTACTTAGGCGGAGCCATTGAAACAGCAAGAGGTGGAGATAGACACGACGGCCTACGAAGACTCATCATATTTCCCATGTTGGTGAAAGGGAAGTTTATAGAATTGGTTCAAGAGAGGGAACCGCGGGCGACCGTCTTTTTAGCGTATTATTTTGCTCTTTTGTCCTTGCACAAGGACAGGTGGTGGATTGGGGAAGCAGGGACTCATGAAGTACGCGAAATTTCGGCACATTCGACCGGCTACTGGCGGACCTTGCTAGAATGGCCGCTGAAGGTTGTTGAAACTGGGGATATTCCTCTGGTTGCTCAAGGCGATTAG
- a CDS encoding dihydroorotate dehydrogenase (similar to Verticillium alfalfae VaMs.102 XP_003009639.1) translates to MSSSAVRSRLASRGIGSSPAFRLRAESARSSIPGSQRQASSSASGSVQAGRAKAVLYGGALAATLYVGYLYTTDTRAFVHRYVVPPLLRAVFPDAEDAHHAGTAALKTLYEFGLGPRERGNSLRTPELSTTVFDAQLNNPIGISAGLDKDGEIPDALFALGAGVVEIGGITPLPQAGNPKPRVFRVPATDGMVNRYGLNSRGADDVARRLRDRLRRFARSLGVTEQEVLDGAASVPPGSLQAGRLLAVQIAKNKETDEKDERAIASDYVYCVRRLARYADVLVVNVSSPNTPGLRDLQATEPLTRLLSAVVDEAAKTDRKSRPKVMVKVSPDEDEDTQMEGIVQAVHRSGVDGVIVGNTTKRRNGVVPEGIRLTNKEQQALMETGGYSGPAMFDRTLNLVGRYRKMLDTQPNSSDKQKILFATGGITNGEQALKVLNAGASVAMVYTGMVYGGAGTVTRIKGEMTRQLKSEEPTRS, encoded by the coding sequence atgtcatcatcagcagtTCGATCGCGCCTCGCGTCCCGAGGTATAGGCTCCTCGCCAGCCTTCAGGTTACGCGCCGAATCAGCCCGCTCGTCCATCCCCGGATCGCAACGAcaggcttcatcttcagccaGCGGTTCCGTGCAAGCAGGGCGCGCAAAAGCCGTCCTGTATGGAGGAGCTCTGGCGGCTACTCTATACGTGGGATATCTCTACACCACCGATACGAGAGCGTTTGTCCATCGATACGTCGTCCCACCATTGCTGCGAGCCGTGTTCCCTGATGCGGAAGATGCACATCATGCCGGCACCGCTGCCTTGAAGACGCTATATGAGTTTGGACTGGGCCCGCGTGAACGGGGAAACTCGTTGCGCACTCCCGAGCTTTCTACGACCGTATTCGACGCTCAATTGAACAATCCGATTGGAATTTCGGCCGGACTGGACAAGGATGGCGAGATCCCAGATGCCTTGTTCGCCTTGGGAGCCGGCGTAGTTGAGATTGGAGGCATCACACCGCTTCCCCAGGCCGGTAACCCGAAGCCTCGTGTTTTCAGAGTTCCTGCCACGGATGGCATGGTAAATCGCTACGGGTTGAATTCAAGAGGCGCAGATGATGTAGCCAGACGCCTGAGAGACCGGCTCCGTCGATTTGCACGATCACTGGGCGTCACGGAGCAGGAAGTGCTAGATGGTGCTGCTAGCGTCCCCCCGGGCAGTTTACAAGCAGGAAGACTCCTCGCTGTCCAAATTGCCAAAAACAAGGAAACAGACGAAAAGGACGAACGAGCCATTGCCAGCGACTATGTTTACTGCGTTCGCAGACTAGCACGCTACGCCGACGTCTTGGTCGTTAACGTGAGCAGTCCCAACACGCCAGGTCTTCGTGACCTACAAGCCACCGAACCCTTGACGCGACTCCTCTCAGCTGTTGTGGACGAGGCCGCAAAGACGGACAGAAAATCACGACCCAAGGTCATGGTCAAAGTGTCCCctgacgaggacgaagacaCGCAAATGGAGGGCATAGTGCAGGCGGTGCACAGGAGCGGTGTTGACGGCGTTATTGTTGgaaacaccaccaaaagacGCAACGGCGTGGTCCCCGAGGGAATCAGGCTTACGAACAAGGAGCAGCAGGCTCTGATGGAAACCGGCGGCTACTCTGGACCAGCCATGTTTGACCGCACCTTGAACCTGGTTGGTCGGTACAGAAAAATGCTTGACACTCAGCCCAACAGCTCGGACAAGCAGAAAATTCTCTTTGCTACGGGGGGTATTACGAACGGGGAACAGGCTTTGAAGGTCCTGAATGCTGGTGCGAGCGTTGCAATGGTGTATACTGGGATGGTGTATGGCGGTGCTGGCACTGTGACGAGAATCAAGGGAGAGATGACGAGGCAGTTGAAGAGTGAGGAACCTACAAGATCATAG